In the genome of Oncorhynchus mykiss isolate Arlee chromosome 18, USDA_OmykA_1.1, whole genome shotgun sequence, one region contains:
- the LOC118941145 gene encoding lens epithelium-derived growth factor-like: protein MKEGATMSEEGATMSDEGATMSDEGATMSDEGATASKEGAMDATGSEEESDALSNGSPIPPKRGRGRPKGSGSKKPKILRVLDKQPRGRPRKVVDPNAVSAERGRPKKVQQKKKLGRPRKYLSPEEEEERKILKSQPRVWKPLGRPRIHPRRDPPATPTSAEPRRRGRPLKASTDRGANLQTNPPPTSKVSKPPAKDDSPRKSGRPLGSFKAKRAAETDRSNSSPSAKQGCTVSPIVRLYRRSNGKANVFDEAAFQAQRQKGKRKSVNADYTAYDSEEENEDTQRNEDEVFSLVEDDKEEEIKPRDGHGKASKPGKVVAAIKKKEVVVPKRGGRKPGSIKKVVK, encoded by the coding sequence ATGAAAGAAGGGGCAACAATGTCGGAAGAAGGGGCAACAATGTCGGATGAAGGGGCAACAATGTCGGATGAAGGGGCAACAATGTCGGATGAAGGGGCAACGGCTTCGAAAGAAGGGGCAATGGATGCCACTGGTAGTGAAGAGGAGTCCGATGCCTTGTCTAATGGCAGCCCCATACCACCTAAGAGGGGAAGGGGTAGGCCCAAAGGATCAGGCTCCAAGAAACCTAAGATACTGAGGGTACTAGACAAGCAGCCACGGGGCAGGCCACGTAAAGTGGTTGACCCTAATGCTGTTTCAGCAGAGCGTGGCCGGCCCAAAAAagttcagcaaaaaaaaaaattgggtagGCCGAGGAAGTACCTGTCacccgaggaggaagaggagagaaagatactGAAAAGCCAACCTAGAGTGTGGAAGCCGCTCGGAAGGCCGCGCATCCATCCCCGCAGGGATCCCCCCGCCACACCCACCTCTGCCGAGCCACGGAGAAGAGGCCGTCCACTCAAGGCATCAACAGATAGAGGTGCCAACTTACAGACGAACCCACCTCCAACTTCTAAAGTTTCAAAGCCCCCCGCTAAAGATGATTCCCCGCGAAAGAGTGGCCGCCCCTTAGGCTCCTTCAAAGCCAAGAGAGCAGCAGAGACGGATAGGTCCAACAGTTCACCCTCAGCCAAACAGGGTTGCACTGTTTCTCCAATAGTAAGGCTTTACCGCCGCTCCAACGGTAAAGCAAATGTGTTCGATGAAGCTGCCTTCCAAGCCCAGAGGCAAAAAGGCAAGAGAAAGTCTGTGAACGCTGATTATACAGCGTATGATTCAGAGGAGGAAAATGAAGATACACAGAGAAATGAGGATGAAGTCTTTTCTCTAGTAGAAGATGACAAAGAAGAGGAAATTAAACCACGCGATGGTCATGGCAAGGCTAGTAAACCTGGTAAGGTAGTGGCAGCTATTAAGAAAAAAGAAGTGGTTGTTCCTAAGAGGGGGGGCAGAAAGCCTGGCTCAATCAAAAAGGTTGTAAAGTAA
- the LOC118941139 gene encoding serine/arginine-rich splicing factor SR45-like isoform X2, translating to MKEGATMSDEGATMSDEGATMSDEGATASEEGEGATASEEGATASEEGAMASKEGAMDATGSEEESDALSNGSPIPPKRGRGRPKGSGSKKPKILRVLDKQPRGRPRKVVDPNAVSAERGRPKKVQQKKKLGRPRKYLSPEEEEERKILKSQPRVWKPLGRPRIHPRRDPPATPTSAEPRRRGRPLKASTDRGANLQTNPPPTSKVSKPPAKDDSPRKSGRPLGSFKAKRAAETDRSNSSPSAKQGCTVSPIVRLYRRSNGKANVFDEAAFQAQRQKGKRKSVNADYTAYDSEEENEDTQRNEDEVFSLVEDDKEEEIKPRDGHGKASKPGKVVAAIKKKEVVVPKRGGRKPGSIKKVVK from the exons ATGAAAGAAG GGGCAACAATGTCGGATGAAGGGGCAACAATGTCGGATGAAGGGGCAACAATGTCGGATGAAGGGGCAACGGCGTCGGAAGAAGGGGAAGGGGCAACTGCGTCGGAAGAAGGGGCAACGGCTTCGGAAGAAGGGGCAATGGCGTCGAAAGAAGGGGCAATGGATGCCACTGGTAGTGAAGAGGAGTCCGATGCCTTGTCTAATGGCAGCCCCATACCACCTAAGAGGGGAAGGGGTAGGCCCAAAGGATCAGGCTCCAAGAAACCTAAGATACTGAGGGTACTAGACAAGCAGCCACGGGGCAGGCCACGTAAAGTGGTTGACCCTAATGCTGTTTCAGCAGAGCGTGGCCGGCCCAAAAAagttcagcaaaaaaaaaaattgggtagGCCGAGGAAGTACCTGTCacccgaggaggaagaggagagaaagatactGAAAAGCCAACCTAGAGTGTGGAAGCCGCTCGGAAGGCCGCGCATCCATCCCCGCAGGGATCCCCCCGCCACACCCACCTCTGCCGAGCCACGGAGAAGAGGCCGTCCACTCAAGGCATCAACAGATAGAGGTGCCAACTTACAGACGAACCCACCTCCAACTTCTAAAGTTTCAAAGCCCCCCGCTAAAGATGATTCCCCGCGAAAGAGTGGCCGCCCCTTAGGCTCCTTCAAAGCCAAGAGAGCAGCAGAGACGGATAGGTCCAACAGTTCACCCTCAGCCAAACAGGGTTGCACTGTTTCTCCAATAGTAAGGCTTTACCGCCGCTCCAACGGTAAAGCAAATGTGTTCGATGAAGCTGCCTTCCAAGCCCAGAGGCAAAAAGGCAAGAGAAAGTCTGTGAACGCTGATTATACAGCGTATGATTCAGAGGAGGAAAATGAAGATACACAGAGAAATGAGGATGAAGTCTTTTCTCTAGTAGAAGATGACAAAGAAGAGGAAATTAAACCACGCGATGGTCATGGCAAGGCTAGTAAACCTGGTAAGGTAGTGGCAGCTATTAAGAAAAAAGAAGTGGTTGTTCCTAAGAGGGGGGGCAGAAAGCCTGGCTCAATCAAAAAGGTTGTAAAGTAA
- the LOC118941139 gene encoding serine/arginine-rich splicing factor SR45-like isoform X3, producing the protein MKEGATMSDEGATMSDEGATASEEGEGATASEEGATASEEGAMASKEGAMDATGSEEESDALSNGSPIPPKRGRGRPKGSGSKKPKILRVLDKQPRGRPRKVVDPNAVSAERGRPKKVQQKKKLGRPRKYLSPEEEEERKILKSQPRVWKPLGRPRIHPRRDPPATPTSAEPRRRGRPLKASTDRGANLQTNPPPTSKVSKPPAKDDSPRKSGRPLGSFKAKRAAETDRSNSSPSAKQGCTVSPIVRLYRRSNGKANVFDEAAFQAQRQKGKRKSVNADYTAYDSEEENEDTQRNEDEVFSLVEDDKEEEIKPRDGHGKASKPGKVVAAIKKKEVVVPKRGGRKPGSIKKVVK; encoded by the exons ATGAAAGAAG GGGCAACAATGTCGGATGAAGGGGCAACAATGTCGGATGAAGGGGCAACGGCGTCGGAAGAAGGGGAAGGGGCAACTGCGTCGGAAGAAGGGGCAACGGCTTCGGAAGAAGGGGCAATGGCGTCGAAAGAAGGGGCAATGGATGCCACTGGTAGTGAAGAGGAGTCCGATGCCTTGTCTAATGGCAGCCCCATACCACCTAAGAGGGGAAGGGGTAGGCCCAAAGGATCAGGCTCCAAGAAACCTAAGATACTGAGGGTACTAGACAAGCAGCCACGGGGCAGGCCACGTAAAGTGGTTGACCCTAATGCTGTTTCAGCAGAGCGTGGCCGGCCCAAAAAagttcagcaaaaaaaaaaattgggtagGCCGAGGAAGTACCTGTCacccgaggaggaagaggagagaaagatactGAAAAGCCAACCTAGAGTGTGGAAGCCGCTCGGAAGGCCGCGCATCCATCCCCGCAGGGATCCCCCCGCCACACCCACCTCTGCCGAGCCACGGAGAAGAGGCCGTCCACTCAAGGCATCAACAGATAGAGGTGCCAACTTACAGACGAACCCACCTCCAACTTCTAAAGTTTCAAAGCCCCCCGCTAAAGATGATTCCCCGCGAAAGAGTGGCCGCCCCTTAGGCTCCTTCAAAGCCAAGAGAGCAGCAGAGACGGATAGGTCCAACAGTTCACCCTCAGCCAAACAGGGTTGCACTGTTTCTCCAATAGTAAGGCTTTACCGCCGCTCCAACGGTAAAGCAAATGTGTTCGATGAAGCTGCCTTCCAAGCCCAGAGGCAAAAAGGCAAGAGAAAGTCTGTGAACGCTGATTATACAGCGTATGATTCAGAGGAGGAAAATGAAGATACACAGAGAAATGAGGATGAAGTCTTTTCTCTAGTAGAAGATGACAAAGAAGAGGAAATTAAACCACGCGATGGTCATGGCAAGGCTAGTAAACCTGGTAAGGTAGTGGCAGCTATTAAGAAAAAAGAAGTGGTTGTTCCTAAGAGGGGGGGCAGAAAGCCTGGCTCAATCAAAAAGGTTGTAAAGTAA
- the LOC118941139 gene encoding serine/arginine-rich splicing factor SR45-like isoform X1 has translation MKEGATMSEEGATMSDEGATMSDEGATMSDEGATMSDEGATASEEGEGATASEEGATASEEGAMASKEGAMDATGSEEESDALSNGSPIPPKRGRGRPKGSGSKKPKILRVLDKQPRGRPRKVVDPNAVSAERGRPKKVQQKKKLGRPRKYLSPEEEEERKILKSQPRVWKPLGRPRIHPRRDPPATPTSAEPRRRGRPLKASTDRGANLQTNPPPTSKVSKPPAKDDSPRKSGRPLGSFKAKRAAETDRSNSSPSAKQGCTVSPIVRLYRRSNGKANVFDEAAFQAQRQKGKRKSVNADYTAYDSEEENEDTQRNEDEVFSLVEDDKEEEIKPRDGHGKASKPGKVVAAIKKKEVVVPKRGGRKPGSIKKVVK, from the coding sequence ATGAAAGAAGGGGCAACAATGTCGGAAGAAGGGGCAACAATGTCGGATGAAGGGGCAACAATGTCGGATGAAGGGGCAACAATGTCGGATGAAGGGGCAACAATGTCGGATGAAGGGGCAACGGCGTCGGAAGAAGGGGAAGGGGCAACTGCGTCGGAAGAAGGGGCAACGGCTTCGGAAGAAGGGGCAATGGCGTCGAAAGAAGGGGCAATGGATGCCACTGGTAGTGAAGAGGAGTCCGATGCCTTGTCTAATGGCAGCCCCATACCACCTAAGAGGGGAAGGGGTAGGCCCAAAGGATCAGGCTCCAAGAAACCTAAGATACTGAGGGTACTAGACAAGCAGCCACGGGGCAGGCCACGTAAAGTGGTTGACCCTAATGCTGTTTCAGCAGAGCGTGGCCGGCCCAAAAAagttcagcaaaaaaaaaaattgggtagGCCGAGGAAGTACCTGTCacccgaggaggaagaggagagaaagatactGAAAAGCCAACCTAGAGTGTGGAAGCCGCTCGGAAGGCCGCGCATCCATCCCCGCAGGGATCCCCCCGCCACACCCACCTCTGCCGAGCCACGGAGAAGAGGCCGTCCACTCAAGGCATCAACAGATAGAGGTGCCAACTTACAGACGAACCCACCTCCAACTTCTAAAGTTTCAAAGCCCCCCGCTAAAGATGATTCCCCGCGAAAGAGTGGCCGCCCCTTAGGCTCCTTCAAAGCCAAGAGAGCAGCAGAGACGGATAGGTCCAACAGTTCACCCTCAGCCAAACAGGGTTGCACTGTTTCTCCAATAGTAAGGCTTTACCGCCGCTCCAACGGTAAAGCAAATGTGTTCGATGAAGCTGCCTTCCAAGCCCAGAGGCAAAAAGGCAAGAGAAAGTCTGTGAACGCTGATTATACAGCGTATGATTCAGAGGAGGAAAATGAAGATACACAGAGAAATGAGGATGAAGTCTTTTCTCTAGTAGAAGATGACAAAGAAGAGGAAATTAAACCACGCGATGGTCATGGCAAGGCTAGTAAACCTGGTAAGGTAGTGGCAGCTATTAAGAAAAAAGAAGTGGTTGTTCCTAAGAGGGGGGGCAGAAAGCCTGGCTCAATCAAAAAGGTTGTAAAGTAA